The genomic interval TCCTGATTTCAAAACTTTgcaatatagatatatatatatatatatatatatataaagaggtTTCACAATGCTGTGTTCTCATTCTGCAAATTGCAATGCATGGTTTTGCTTTTTCTTTAGTTCTCTCAACTGTGACTAGATGAAAACAAGTGACTAACCAATTggtttgaaaattttgaatggGTATGAACAACTACACGTCGCCATTGCTTCTATAATTAACATGTTATTTGGTAGTTTCTGAAACTTGGGATTATGGAGCCCAGTCATGCCCTGACCCAGATGTGATTCATTTGAATATGTACATCCACAGAATCACGGTACTATGGTTTGGATAAGAACGGATATATAGTGTGGCATTGAATCTCATTATAAAACCCAGGGTCTAGGAAGAGGTATGATATTTGTGTATACGATGACTTGCTTTGTAATTTGTCTGTCACACAGTGGTCCAGTCCCTTTTAACCTGAGACTAAGTAATTAGCTATAAAGTTAAGGGTTACAATTATGTTAGACGATAATTCTTAGATTAGTTACATCCTTGAGTTTTTATCAATGTACTCCTTTATTAGTGAGTTAAATCAAGATGTCCATACTTAGAAATTTTGAAAGTGTTAATATAGACCACAATAAAAGAAGCAAATGATGGAGGACATGCATGAGTTTTCGATGGTATTGTACTAGATCCGTGGAGTATCGACGAAGACATTAATCTTTCCTAGTATGTTTAATCACCATATAAAAGCTCGATATCCTCACATAACATGACCGCCACATTTGTTTTAGTTGTCTCATATGTCTCAAACGATCGGTAAGTAGCATTTTTGATACATACATAGTCCGGTTTAGTGTAGTATTTGTCGCCATACTAATTTCCTGATTAGGAGCTCTAACGAAGACAAATGATCGACACAGCATGAAATTGTATGCATACGGTGATCTCTCAAGCACAATATCTTTCTTGTATCTGAATATTACAAGTTCAGGTACGTGCTTTTTGAAATCCGGCCATCACTGGTCTCTCATGTCAAGAATCGGACGTTGATTTGTTCAAGtgggaagaaatgaagaaacctGGAAAAGTGATTAAGCATGTTGTTAACCAATTAAAAGATTATAATAGCCTTGGAGCAGTTGGAAGCTAACAACTATGAACTGGCACTCAAACTTGTGTCCTActttaaacaaacaaacacacactttCGCCTTTTGGATTTGCCAaactgatttgatttgattcatGCATATGCTATTTCTATAGTGCATGCATGTTTTAAATGCCTTGAACCTTCATCGGAAAGAACCATGAACGTGAGTTACGTGCATGACAACAAAGAAGTCAATAACTGTCTTCCTCATCTGTACGTGCTGCGCTTTCACAAGGTTTATGATCTATTATCATTAATCTCTGTATTGAgtaaaacccaaaaccaagTATCACTATGTGCGGAAGCCCAAGTTGGGAGCTACCGATATCCATAAGGTCACGAACAAAGTCTGTAGGCAACTCCAGCCATTATGTATTCGGGAGTACTATCTTATAGGAAACAAGGACATCTGAAGTATTGTGAATAATATTTTGTGGTACTtacaaatttttgttacctggTACCTAAACTAGTGCATTATTACCAAATATGATATTTTGATTACTTTTTCCGTTAAATCAATGATGTAACATGTATTTTAACTTTTTGACCAAAATGATAAATAGTTAAAACAATAATTTGTAAAAtgtattttgttattattgctaaacaaatatatatatatatatatatatattacaatttGTGTTATGTTTTGTGTTACAAGAGTTGGTTTTCATCTAAAATTTAcacattttattaaaaaaattaaattaatatatgtaTGATTTTTTAAGTCCAGcaaatttgaaattaatttGGTAACTTTAGagggaaaataaataaaaattgggAGGGAGGAAATAAAGAATTTTGGTAATGATATGGATTGTCCTTCTAAATACACATCACCTcatgaattgaatgaaaaagTTAACTGAGCTACCATATTTGGTAACGATACAATAGTTCAAGTACTATTATGGGTAATAAAAATTCGTATGTCCAAAAAGTACATTTCACGATAGTTCGTGTactattttaggtttttactCAAGGCAGAAAATGTAATTAAAGATTACAAATTGTATGTCATTGATCAAGAGAACACAAGGCTATTTATACAGCGTAAATAGGGATAACTAGAGAATGATAGCTTTACCGTACCCTTACGTGGTTAACACTATCCTCATTTTAGCACATTCTTATAACACTACTCGATCGATCATCTTATCTCCAACAATGAGGTGTTATATGAGTCTTATATTACTATGGTTGATAGCACAATAGTAATTAATGTTGGGGATAGCAGTCTCATTTTAGCTCAGTTCTGAAATCTGAACAAATATAAGTCAAGAGGATAGCACCAAGTCCTATTTCATGAGAGACCAGCTCTCCTCAAATCCATTGTCGGAGAATACCCAAATCTCATTTAGGTCCCAAAAATGAGACAACACCCCCATTTGTGCCATATATTTCAGTTGCCCTTAGTTAACGAATTTATTACTTTAGacagtttgaactttgaagattGTAATACTCAAACAAAATCTATTTTACTATGTAAATGTGGATGAGGAAACAAGCTAGATCCAAGTATACAAGCATTGTcataaagaaagaagaagatcgATCACCATCTTCATTATTCTCACTCAGATTCTTCCAGAATTATTCAACACATAATTCTAATCAATATGGGGTGTGTGTGTGGTATGTGTAAGACTGTAAATGTATGggtatatatgtgtatatgtGTATGTGTGTACGTATAGTTATTCCATTGCGGATCATGCTGATTGTGAACATGAATCATCAGTTGTTCCAATGCAGAAGTGGCACAGCGAAGAGCTTCATGAGTCTGTCCTTGCAATCGTAGCCATCTTTGTCACCGCTGGCAAAGTAGTAAGGCCTCCACTGGTTAAGCTCCACTTTGAAGCCCTCGTCGGCTCCCTGGTTTGGACCGGCCAATATCTTGGCCTTGCTGAAGTCACAGCTTATGTAGCTATAGAGGTTGGGCAGTAGGTACACGCTTTAGTCGCTGTTCTTCTCACTTGGGGGATCATACTTGAAAACTGCAGCATTTTAACAATCACAGGGTTAGCGATAATAAATGACATACATGATACATGCAAATGATGCAATGTACGTGCATTCAAATGGAACTTACCCAGTTCGTCGTTAATGTAGAAAGGGCTGTTCTGGAGGACCCATTCTGTGTAGTTGAAGCCGAAACGCCATCCTTCACTCCCTCCGACGACAATGGTTTTGGCCTCGCTCACTGCCAATAGAGAAGCAGCAGCTAGGAGGAGGATGAAGCCTTGTGTAGTGTAACTGATGGAAGccattttcgtatctttaagTAGTAGTATAGTTGTCCAGTTGTCCTTCAACTTCAACGTTCAATGTTCTAAGTTAAAATGTATAAACTGGAAGAGATAAGCGCTTATAGGgtttatataagaaaaacaatcTGACTGTTGCGTCTATCAATTAAAATGGTTGGTGATGAAATGCGGAGTCTCTTTTGAAGCAAGTATTTCAAGATGTTCTTATTTCCAGATTCCAGATGGTGATCTTCTGCTCCGTTTTTCTCATTTGGTAATTACTGAACTGTCAAAATTCAGATAAGTGAGGTACAGTAAaatctctataaattaataggcTCAGAActgataaaatttattattttagtgagatatttatatatcgataaattaataataaattaatatattaattaattaataatttattaaagtatgataaatattttctttcaccttttcaaataaaaaaaagttttaatttttgttcatACACCACATTGTTGGATTTATCACAGATACTGTTAtcaaaatattatgttgttcgatatattgtattattttattttatgataattaaatcaacaaaattcttTAATGAAATCCttataaatgtaaaatttatcatataaattatgtcattattaatttatatattaatttatatatttgttgggatatatatgaattcttaaatttctattattttaaaattttaataaaatattaatttaatatgTTAGACCGAATCAAAATcgataaaaatattattttagcgaGGTTAGCATTAGGGTATCCTAAGACTCAGTAATCAGGTAAAACGGAGGGCACAAAAGTAAAATGCATGGTTGACGAATGGTTTTGGTCATGGCGATTTGGGTTCCCATCCACTAAGAAAAGACCTTCTGGAGTGGCTATAATTACTGGCGCATTAAGGGTTCAAAAGGTCAGAGTAAGGCAACGGTCAGCCAACGtcatttttaatttctcagTACGCAGGCTAGCTCGTAGTGCGCTTCAGAGAATTTGAAGAAGGAGAGGGACTCTCTGAGTGGCCGGAGAGGGAAGATCAACATTTGCTCAGTTGCTCTTTCCATCGCCAAGATTTCCAATATCCCATGACGAAGTTGGATAAAGGACCACTCCTAATTTCGGAATTTATTATTCTACAACATCTCATGTTTTATCCATCCGAGGCTAGGATCAATCTTTTTATTTGAGACAAATATCTTTTTTGCATATTAAGTTCTTTAATACATGGTTTCTCATACTCCTAAGATCTCTCCTCATTTGGGTTTGGCCAACTACAAGTTAGCCGCGCCTGAGATAATCTACACTAATGAATTACTTGATCCTTCTGTGACAATTTTTAGTGCCATTAGCCTTTGGGCAATGTCGCAATGTGATTCTATATTATTGACAACCCATCGCAAAATTGCATATATAGTAATGTTTCATGTCATCAGTACGTAGCTGGTAGCTTTGTGTATGGAATCAGCAGGTCAGGCCAGGTAAGGCCAGCTAGCTGGCACCCGGTAATTGTTATTAGCTGCCAATGTGATTACTGTAAATGCCAGAATATAATGTCATTGAATTGGTGGGAAAA from Argentina anserina chromosome 2, drPotAnse1.1, whole genome shotgun sequence carries:
- the LOC126784291 gene encoding uncharacterized protein LOC126784291, giving the protein MASISYTTQGFILLLAAASLLAVSEAKTIVVGGSEGWRFGFNYTEWVLQNSPFYINDELVFNKAKILAGPNQGADEGFKVELNQWRPYYFASGDKDGYDCKDRLMKLFAVPLLHWNN